One genomic segment of Cerasicoccus sp. TK19100 includes these proteins:
- a CDS encoding NAD-dependent epimerase/dehydratase family protein, which yields MPEETPSPRRVLVTGGAGFIGSHTVDQLLAQGDEVLVVDSLATGKIENLDSASAFSSFRFEQLDVARSDAFCRTTEAFRPHAIIHLAALVSVQESIQNPALNFERNVLATQSVIDAAQRCQVENVVFASSAAIYGDNPDLPLKESAEKRPLSPYGGAKLASEALLLAAANTYHFTVTANRYFNVYGPRQDPKSPYSGVMSIFLDRFTQGIAPTVFGDGAQTRDFINVQDVARMNVLAASSTLPGFHAFNVCTGKATSLLDIIDVLREHFPNVPETTFKEARAGDIIHSLGSPESARGKLGFRAQVSLNEGLAHYLQTTTSVTSQLP from the coding sequence ATGCCTGAAGAAACACCATCCCCGCGACGCGTTCTAGTGACCGGAGGCGCAGGCTTCATCGGATCACACACTGTTGATCAGCTCTTGGCGCAAGGCGACGAAGTGCTCGTCGTCGATAGCCTCGCGACCGGAAAGATTGAAAACCTCGATTCCGCGAGCGCCTTCTCCAGCTTTCGCTTTGAGCAACTAGATGTCGCCCGTAGCGACGCTTTTTGCCGAACCACAGAAGCCTTTCGACCGCATGCGATCATCCACCTCGCAGCGCTCGTCAGCGTGCAGGAGAGTATTCAAAATCCTGCGCTCAATTTCGAGCGAAACGTCCTGGCAACGCAGTCCGTAATCGATGCCGCCCAACGCTGCCAAGTGGAGAACGTGGTCTTTGCGTCCTCCGCCGCAATCTACGGAGACAATCCGGATCTGCCGCTCAAGGAGTCTGCCGAAAAGCGACCGCTCTCGCCCTATGGTGGTGCCAAGTTGGCCAGTGAAGCCTTGTTGCTCGCAGCAGCCAATACCTATCATTTCACCGTCACCGCCAATCGCTACTTCAACGTATACGGCCCGCGTCAAGATCCGAAGTCCCCATACTCTGGCGTCATGTCGATCTTCCTGGACCGGTTCACGCAAGGCATCGCACCAACTGTATTTGGCGACGGCGCTCAGACACGTGACTTCATCAATGTGCAAGACGTCGCCCGGATGAATGTGCTTGCCGCCAGCTCAACGCTGCCGGGTTTCCATGCCTTCAACGTTTGCACCGGAAAGGCCACAAGCTTGCTCGACATCATCGATGTCCTACGCGAGCACTTCCCCAACGTCCCGGAGACAACCTTTAAAGAGGCTCGTGCCGGTGACATCATCCACTCACTGGGTAGTCCGGAAAGCGCGCGTGGGAAACTTGGTTTCCGCGCTCAGGTGTCTTTGAACGAGGGCCTCGCGCACTACCTGCAAACCACCACAAGCGTTACTTCACAGCTGCCGTGA
- a CDS encoding sugar phosphate nucleotidyltransferase, with product MTRPTLLILAAGMGSRYGGLKQLDAMGPMGETMLDYAVQDAISAGFAKIVFVIRRDFEAEFHKHISSRYDDRINLQFAYQSLEDLPAGFTPPPARTKPWGTAQAIYAARNIIAEPFAVINADDFYGKESYEILAKQLSEEDPTTLSISMVGYQLAKTLSPHGSVNRGVCQLHKNKLKTVEEYTNIAANAAGVVIGKNLKGVQEVLSSHTVVSMNCWGFTPQIFAAIEAHFIAFLKERGSEMKSECYIPTVVDELVHSGQAECQVMLTYSPWFGVTYPEDKERVVASLKELCESGQYA from the coding sequence ATGACACGCCCTACCCTCTTAATCCTGGCTGCCGGCATGGGTAGCCGCTACGGCGGGCTCAAACAACTCGATGCAATGGGCCCGATGGGTGAGACCATGCTCGACTACGCCGTGCAAGACGCGATCAGCGCCGGCTTCGCCAAAATCGTCTTTGTCATTCGACGCGATTTCGAAGCCGAGTTTCACAAACACATCAGCAGCCGCTACGATGATCGCATTAACTTGCAGTTCGCCTATCAGTCACTCGAAGACCTTCCCGCGGGCTTCACTCCCCCGCCAGCGCGCACCAAACCTTGGGGCACCGCGCAAGCGATCTACGCCGCTCGCAACATAATTGCTGAGCCTTTCGCCGTCATCAATGCCGATGATTTTTACGGCAAGGAATCCTACGAAATTCTAGCCAAGCAACTCTCAGAAGAAGATCCCACGACGCTCTCGATCAGCATGGTTGGTTACCAGCTAGCCAAAACCCTTTCCCCCCACGGATCGGTAAACCGCGGCGTGTGCCAGCTTCACAAAAACAAACTGAAGACTGTCGAGGAATATACCAACATCGCCGCCAACGCCGCAGGCGTCGTCATTGGCAAAAACCTCAAAGGCGTCCAGGAGGTCCTCAGTTCCCACACTGTAGTCTCAATGAACTGCTGGGGATTCACTCCGCAGATATTTGCCGCCATTGAAGCGCACTTCATCGCATTCCTCAAAGAAAGAGGCAGCGAAATGAAATCCGAATGCTACATCCCAACCGTCGTTGACGAATTGGTACACAGCGGCCAAGCAGAATGCCAAGTCATGCTCACCTATAGCCCATGGTTTGGCGTCACCTATCCAGAAGACAAGGAACGCGTCGTCGCCAGCCTCAAAGAACTTTGCGAAAGCGGACAATATGCCTGA
- a CDS encoding phosphotransferase enzyme family protein, protein MSNQTSTDLSAIAKLFNMRADYVLSHPYGSGHINDTYCAEYDQAGHRLRYIHQRINKNIFKNPEALMENIQRVTDHNQAALMREANPERLRRGLTLVPAHTGKPYAIDDQGDYWRTYLFIERARTYDKIESPQQAQAAAAAFGKFQKLAASLQGERLSETIPDFHHTPKRYEAFCAALERDEHNRAKDIKPEIDFLHARQDDFGMVVDQMTAGNIPERVTHNDTKLNNVMIDDFSGEGVCVIDLDTVMPGSVLYDFSDMVRTATNSALEDETDVSKASMQMPMFEALLQGYLSAAAGFLNDYEKEGLGQSAKLMSLECGMRFLTDYLQGDTYFKIKRPAHNLDRARTQFALVKSIEQQQSEIDRLIQRTFIESEFNYS, encoded by the coding sequence ATGAGTAACCAAACATCAACGGACCTTTCAGCCATCGCCAAGTTGTTCAATATGCGCGCCGACTATGTATTGTCGCACCCATATGGCAGCGGCCATATCAACGACACATACTGCGCCGAGTATGATCAGGCCGGTCACCGACTGCGCTACATCCACCAGCGCATCAATAAGAACATCTTTAAAAACCCAGAAGCGCTCATGGAGAACATCCAGCGCGTCACCGACCACAATCAGGCGGCCCTGATGCGCGAGGCAAATCCCGAGCGCCTTCGCCGCGGGTTGACGCTCGTGCCCGCGCACACAGGCAAGCCCTACGCAATCGACGACCAAGGCGACTACTGGCGCACCTACTTGTTCATTGAGCGTGCTCGGACGTACGACAAGATCGAGTCTCCACAACAAGCCCAGGCGGCAGCCGCGGCATTTGGGAAATTTCAAAAGCTCGCGGCATCGCTGCAAGGTGAGCGCCTCAGCGAAACCATTCCCGACTTTCACCACACGCCCAAGCGCTACGAAGCATTTTGCGCCGCGCTTGAACGCGACGAACACAACCGCGCTAAAGACATTAAACCCGAAATAGACTTCCTCCATGCGCGACAGGATGACTTCGGCATGGTAGTCGATCAAATGACCGCCGGAAATATCCCCGAGCGCGTCACGCACAACGACACCAAGCTCAACAATGTCATGATCGACGACTTCTCTGGTGAAGGCGTTTGCGTGATCGATCTCGACACAGTAATGCCCGGGAGCGTGCTCTACGACTTCAGCGACATGGTCCGCACCGCGACCAACTCCGCCCTCGAAGACGAAACCGATGTCAGTAAAGCCTCGATGCAGATGCCCATGTTTGAGGCCCTACTCCAAGGCTACTTAAGTGCGGCCGCTGGCTTTCTCAATGATTATGAAAAGGAAGGCCTGGGCCAAAGCGCCAAACTCATGTCTCTGGAGTGTGGCATGCGCTTTCTAACAGATTACCTGCAGGGTGACACCTATTTTAAAATCAAGCGCCCGGCGCACAACCTGGACCGCGCGCGCACGCAATTCGCCTTGGTGAAGTCGATCGAACAGCAGCAGTCGGAGATCGATCGACTCATTCAGCGCACCTTCATCGAATCTGAATTCAACTACTCGTAA
- a CDS encoding Gfo/Idh/MocA family protein — MRKYLHKNLDDAHFGCFSMDMKIGVIGLGKRLNHMVNTCMREAEPELSVVAAIDPDEAAVREALPEKEAKAVKFVRSVEELAAAGVDAIAVGTRCNLHAKYAMDVAVTGLPLFLEKPIATTLEDAMAMESAFQDTQTKVVVSFPLRASPLCVRVKHLLDEGALGIPQHVMAVNYVPYGDVYFNSWYRDYGVTGGLFLQKATHDFDYLAYCLRSPIVRVGAMKSCGRVYREAKFAEVDPDPNCGFYEQIGTPETGMNEDSSSALIEFENGAQGVYTQVFYSKRGAARRGATFSGHQGTLSFDWYANQATLIHHFQPFEDKIQVDSDLHHHGGDGVLADNFVKVVRGEASSISNVWAGLQSVYACLAAKESADKGEFCEVRQLKKVGMGEASYH, encoded by the coding sequence ATGCGTAAGTATTTACACAAAAATCTTGACGATGCTCATTTCGGTTGTTTTTCTATGGACATGAAGATTGGAGTAATTGGCCTGGGCAAACGCCTAAACCACATGGTGAATACTTGCATGCGTGAAGCAGAGCCTGAGCTTTCTGTGGTTGCTGCGATTGACCCCGATGAAGCTGCAGTGCGTGAGGCGCTGCCAGAGAAAGAAGCTAAGGCGGTCAAGTTTGTGCGCTCGGTGGAAGAGCTGGCGGCGGCCGGAGTCGACGCCATCGCGGTAGGAACGCGTTGTAACTTACACGCCAAGTATGCGATGGATGTTGCTGTAACCGGATTGCCCTTGTTCCTGGAGAAGCCCATTGCCACCACTCTTGAAGATGCAATGGCGATGGAGTCTGCATTTCAAGATACGCAAACGAAAGTGGTGGTTAGTTTTCCTCTCCGGGCTTCGCCGCTTTGCGTCCGCGTTAAGCATCTGTTGGATGAGGGTGCCTTGGGTATCCCACAGCATGTGATGGCAGTTAACTACGTGCCATACGGTGATGTTTACTTTAATTCCTGGTATCGTGATTATGGCGTGACAGGAGGATTATTCCTACAGAAAGCGACGCACGACTTCGATTACTTGGCCTATTGTTTGCGAAGCCCGATCGTTCGCGTAGGGGCAATGAAGTCCTGCGGTCGTGTCTACCGTGAAGCGAAATTTGCCGAGGTTGATCCAGATCCAAATTGCGGCTTCTATGAGCAAATTGGAACACCGGAAACCGGGATGAACGAGGACTCCTCCAGTGCTTTGATCGAATTCGAAAATGGTGCTCAGGGGGTGTATACCCAAGTGTTCTATTCCAAGCGCGGAGCTGCGCGCCGCGGGGCAACCTTCTCCGGGCATCAAGGGACCTTGAGCTTTGATTGGTATGCGAACCAGGCCACGCTGATACACCACTTTCAACCGTTTGAAGACAAGATCCAGGTCGACAGCGATTTACACCACCATGGTGGTGATGGTGTCTTGGCTGACAACTTCGTCAAAGTGGTCCGCGGCGAGGCCAGTTCGATCTCCAATGTATGGGCTGGGCTGCAAAGCGTTTATGCTTGTCTGGCGGCGAAGGAAAGCGCGGACAAGGGGGAATTCTGTGAAGTCCGCCAACTTAAGAAAGTAGGCATGGGAGAAGCTAGTTACCACTAG
- a CDS encoding LacI family DNA-binding transcriptional regulator produces the protein MALDIVAFSKQIGVSTATVSRAFSGRGRISEKTRERVLEEARARGFSPNVHASRLNSKRTNQIGLYYSFSEDPIFDYYNMELAQEIAKAAEKRGQAVHLELSRSGKGENDRLRQLTRGGGLDGIILVVDGRTSGSRLLESVQGCPVVVVTNRAWAPIKKEIVVELDIFSGMAEAVRDLASLGHQRIGFIGGTGITAKVNGFRRILEDCKLTVDPKLIVEGSVSFADGQKAFHQVASQRPSAVLCATDVLAMGALNEASAMGLNVPNDISIVGMDDLAFTAYTTPSLSTVGIPRSQIAKTAVDSILSQLDDEESESPRASAKHVIGSYYVPRASVGAPA, from the coding sequence ATGGCACTCGATATCGTAGCATTTTCAAAACAAATCGGCGTCTCCACGGCGACGGTTTCCCGCGCATTTTCCGGCCGTGGTCGTATCAGTGAGAAGACGCGTGAGCGCGTATTGGAAGAAGCCCGCGCCCGTGGATTCTCGCCTAATGTGCATGCCAGTCGATTGAATTCGAAGCGCACCAATCAGATCGGGCTTTACTACAGTTTTTCGGAAGATCCAATTTTCGACTATTACAACATGGAGCTCGCGCAGGAGATCGCGAAGGCGGCAGAAAAGCGGGGCCAGGCCGTTCACCTTGAGCTGAGCCGTTCCGGCAAAGGTGAAAATGACCGGTTGCGTCAGTTGACCCGTGGGGGTGGGCTCGACGGGATTATTCTGGTCGTGGATGGTCGGACCAGCGGGTCGCGCTTACTGGAGTCAGTGCAGGGGTGTCCGGTGGTAGTCGTGACGAATCGCGCTTGGGCACCGATTAAAAAAGAGATCGTGGTCGAACTGGATATTTTCAGTGGGATGGCGGAGGCCGTTCGGGACCTTGCCAGCTTGGGGCACCAGCGCATCGGTTTTATTGGCGGCACTGGAATCACCGCAAAGGTAAATGGATTTCGTCGTATTCTGGAGGATTGCAAACTGACAGTTGATCCCAAGCTAATCGTGGAGGGCTCGGTGAGCTTTGCCGATGGGCAAAAGGCGTTTCACCAAGTTGCTTCGCAGCGGCCATCGGCAGTGCTTTGTGCAACGGACGTCTTGGCGATGGGCGCGCTCAATGAGGCAAGCGCGATGGGACTCAATGTGCCAAATGATATTTCAATTGTCGGCATGGATGACTTGGCCTTTACCGCCTACACCACGCCGTCACTCAGCACGGTGGGCATTCCACGCAGCCAAATCGCCAAGACGGCGGTGGATAGCATCCTCTCCCAACTCGATGACGAGGAGAGCGAATCGCCCCGTGCTTCGGCCAAGCACGTCATTGGCAGCTACTATGTGCCACGCGCCTCCGTCGGCGCACCGGCATAG
- a CDS encoding PEP-CTERM sorting domain-containing protein (PEP-CTERM proteins occur, often in large numbers, in the proteomes of bacteria that also encode an exosortase, a predicted intramembrane cysteine proteinase. The presence of a PEP-CTERM domain at a protein's C-terminus predicts cleavage within the sorting domain, followed by covalent anchoring to some some component of the (usually Gram-negative) cell surface. Many PEP-CTERM proteins exhibit an unusual sequence composition that includes large numbers of potential glycosylation sites. Expression of one such protein has been shown restore the ability of a bacterium to form floc, a type of biofilm.): MNTTKLLCGFLGSLALSVSALAGTYSNITIDGDFSDWVGVPILTTDTTGDGDPVDFMTLYAANDENNLYLRVVYNNPVGVNGSNAQVFIALDNDNNPSTGFDVYGLGLVGSEVGWQNDFPFEQTTGNFNTGNGITDGGAAIALYNTTVSEQEISISRSATFTVGGGTIFPNDTFAIAMYSNGTTVDDFIGAGVYTFASVPEPGHYAMIFVGLAGVITLLRRRFRA; this comes from the coding sequence ATGAACACAACAAAACTGCTCTGCGGCTTCTTGGGCTCTCTCGCACTGAGCGTATCAGCCCTTGCCGGCACCTACTCCAACATCACCATCGACGGTGATTTCTCTGACTGGGTCGGTGTGCCGATCCTGACTACCGACACGACTGGGGACGGTGACCCGGTTGATTTCATGACGCTGTATGCGGCCAATGATGAAAACAATCTCTACCTGCGCGTTGTCTACAACAATCCGGTGGGAGTCAATGGTAGCAACGCCCAAGTATTTATTGCTTTGGATAACGACAACAATCCCTCAACCGGCTTCGATGTATATGGCCTAGGTTTGGTTGGCTCGGAAGTGGGTTGGCAAAATGACTTCCCGTTTGAGCAGACCACTGGTAATTTCAACACCGGCAATGGCATTACGGATGGGGGTGCGGCAATCGCGCTTTACAACACCACTGTTAGCGAGCAGGAAATTTCGATTAGCCGTTCGGCCACGTTTACCGTTGGCGGTGGGACGATCTTCCCGAATGACACCTTCGCGATCGCCATGTACAGCAATGGCACCACGGTGGATGACTTTATTGGCGCTGGCGTCTACACCTTTGCATCGGTTCCCGAGCCTGGCCACTATGCGATGATCTTTGTCGGCCTGGCAGGTGTGATTACCTTGCTTCGCCGCCGCTTTCGCGCATAG
- a CDS encoding type II secretion system protein translates to MDRRKQSGFTLVELLVCVAVIGILSSILIAVIGAVRGKSQLTGSISNVRNIGGATQMYAQEHANNIPVWHNYNTGQYWWQLLRPYLDGETKVFHSPAHVHFNDTDDTTLAQTISYGWNYVVMGRHMGDTSREGDHVLSQFIFSDPAKTLVLTDGPAMDCWGYIAPDHPADPNRYGDNQVVSLFLDGHVDTLDYAEVTTEEPYFVPVRAMPASN, encoded by the coding sequence ATGGATCGGCGTAAACAATCTGGGTTTACCTTGGTGGAGCTACTCGTTTGTGTGGCGGTAATCGGCATACTATCGAGTATACTCATCGCGGTAATAGGCGCTGTGCGGGGAAAAAGCCAGCTCACGGGCAGCATTTCCAATGTGCGCAACATTGGCGGCGCCACCCAGATGTATGCCCAGGAGCACGCCAACAATATACCGGTGTGGCACAATTATAACACCGGCCAATATTGGTGGCAGCTCCTGCGTCCTTATCTTGACGGAGAAACTAAAGTGTTTCATAGCCCAGCACATGTTCACTTTAACGATACGGATGACACCACTCTGGCTCAGACGATTTCCTACGGTTGGAATTACGTGGTGATGGGGCGGCACATGGGCGATACCTCGCGCGAAGGCGACCATGTGCTGTCACAGTTCATTTTTTCAGATCCTGCCAAGACGTTGGTGCTCACCGACGGGCCTGCGATGGACTGCTGGGGCTACATTGCGCCAGACCATCCGGCAGACCCAAATCGCTATGGCGATAATCAAGTGGTCTCGCTGTTTCTCGACGGGCATGTGGACACCTTGGACTATGCTGAAGTCACCACGGAAGAGCCTTACTTTGTGCCGGTTCGAGCAATGCCGGCATCCAATTAA
- a CDS encoding endo alpha-1,4 polygalactosaminidase — translation MRQLITFAAFGVACLSHASDVRDRFERINSYACYYGPGMVEELVSRDAVIIETKKQSPLAIAQMQDGGAIVIGYISIGEDDVLRVGDGQGPGGMDSGYFDRDANGEPDKNKIWNSYYADARQPAWRKYFLERTAAMRDEYGVDGFFLDTVDTSELYPESKDAMISLIQELRAQQPDSVIVINRGFHTIPALSETIDGVMFESGTASYDFAAKEYMLLKPSAWDYGLALWRDVLKPAMDEHGLVVLALDYAASAKHENTRIAMDRATTFGYVPEVSTIYLDAIYDIDYTPSPDERFLELQNTPERMTYQLPEPVNGFPEGTRVAPSSIYPDYDVTPVVDGIADRQQLDWRRRAWASWEKDGEHFLEFQFPQPVAAEGLTVNWAFDNGVHHQAREFRVEVIPADQADGWVPVASVGDNQQPSNDLKFDPVDIVAIRLVQEDGMGSLARPDLMWVEQVTLKSRK, via the coding sequence ATGCGCCAATTGATTACTTTCGCAGCCTTTGGGGTTGCGTGCCTGAGTCATGCCTCTGATGTGCGAGACCGCTTTGAACGGATCAATTCCTATGCCTGCTATTATGGCCCGGGTATGGTTGAGGAGCTCGTGTCGCGGGACGCCGTAATTATCGAAACGAAGAAACAAAGCCCGCTCGCCATAGCGCAGATGCAAGATGGCGGCGCGATTGTCATTGGCTATATCAGTATTGGCGAGGACGACGTATTACGGGTGGGCGATGGGCAAGGCCCAGGAGGGATGGACTCCGGATACTTTGACCGTGACGCCAATGGCGAGCCGGACAAAAATAAAATTTGGAACTCCTACTACGCGGATGCGCGTCAACCAGCTTGGCGGAAGTATTTCCTGGAACGCACTGCCGCCATGCGCGATGAGTATGGGGTCGACGGATTCTTCCTCGATACGGTCGACACCAGCGAGCTCTACCCTGAATCCAAAGACGCGATGATCTCGCTCATTCAGGAGCTGCGCGCTCAGCAGCCGGATAGCGTCATTGTGATCAACCGCGGCTTTCACACGATTCCTGCGCTTTCAGAGACGATCGATGGCGTCATGTTCGAAAGCGGCACGGCAAGCTATGATTTCGCCGCCAAGGAGTACATGCTCCTGAAGCCATCGGCCTGGGACTACGGTTTGGCGCTGTGGCGCGATGTGCTCAAGCCCGCCATGGATGAGCATGGGTTGGTGGTGCTAGCGTTGGACTACGCGGCATCCGCCAAGCATGAAAACACCCGTATTGCCATGGACCGCGCGACGACTTTTGGCTACGTGCCTGAGGTGTCGACTATCTACCTCGATGCGATTTATGATATCGACTACACACCCTCGCCAGATGAGCGGTTTCTCGAACTACAGAATACGCCAGAGCGCATGACCTATCAACTGCCGGAGCCGGTGAATGGTTTTCCGGAGGGAACCAGGGTCGCGCCTAGTTCGATCTATCCAGACTATGATGTAACGCCCGTTGTGGACGGTATTGCCGACCGGCAACAACTGGACTGGCGTCGCCGCGCTTGGGCCTCTTGGGAGAAGGATGGCGAGCATTTTCTGGAGTTTCAATTTCCACAGCCTGTCGCCGCCGAAGGGCTTACCGTGAATTGGGCTTTCGATAACGGCGTCCACCATCAGGCGCGTGAGTTTCGTGTCGAAGTTATACCCGCAGATCAGGCCGATGGCTGGGTGCCGGTTGCATCGGTTGGGGACAATCAACAGCCGAGCAACGACCTCAAATTCGATCCGGTGGACATCGTGGCTATACGCCTAGTGCAAGAAGATGGCATGGGTTCGCTGGCCCGTCCGGATCTCATGTGGGTGGAGCAGGTTACCCTGAAGTCGCGCAAATAA